CAAGATACTTATACATACTTTATACAAGTTTCAATCCCTAATAGGGTTTAAGATTAATTGGAACTCGAGGGTCGCTGGTAATATAAAATAAATCCGTGTTTCAATCCCTAATAGGGTTTAAGATTAATTGGAACATAATTTAGAAGACTCGATCGATATCCAATCGCTGTTTCAATCCCTAATAGGGTTTAAGATTAATTGGAACATCTAACTGTGACACTTTGAGAATTGGCACTCGATGTTTCAATCCCTAATAGGGTTTAAGATTAATTGGAACAAGAATGATGATGCTTCTTTTCTGTTTTTAGCCTTGTTTCAATCCCTAATAGGGTTTAAGATTAATTGGAACCAGGTCTAATAATTCAAGCCCTGTCTCGTTAAGGTTTCAATCCCTAATAGGGTTTAAGATTAATTGGAACGAAAAAGGGGTGAACCCGAAGGTAACTCGTGGGATTTTGTTTCAATCCCTAATAGGGTTTAAGATTAATTGGAACTAACCTACTCTTTCCATATTTCTTCTCAAGCTGGTGTTTCAATCCCTAATAGGGTTTAAGATTAATTGGAACAAGAATTTTTTCGAGATTGGGAGAAATAGGAAGTGTTTCAATCCCTAATAGGGTTTAAGATTAATTGGAACGTTTCCTCTGATGAGGAAGCGGTGGTTTTTTATGAGTTTCAATCCCTAATAGGGTTTAAGATTAATTGGAACTCAGGATCAAAAGAATTGGGATTAAGATGTAAAAGTTTCAATCCCTAATAGGGTTTAAGATTAATTGGAACATCAATCAAGAAACTCAAGAAAGCAATCAAGAAAGTTTCAATCCCTAATAGGGTTTAAGATTAATTGGAACTAGGTGAGATGCTGAAAAATAAACCCGTCTCTATCTGTTTCAATCCCTAATAGGGTTTAAGATTAATTGGAACATTGTTCCCGTTGCCGGTCAAGTCTTTTGCCCCGGTTTCAATCCCTAATAGGGTTTAAGATTAATTGGAACCTGCTAATTTAGCGACTCCTTTAAATGGTATCGTGTTTCAATCCCTAATAGGGTTTAAGATTAATTGGAACCGGTAGCAATTAGAACTTTACTAGAATCCTCTTTAGTTTCAATCCCTAATAGGGTTTAAGATTAATTGGAACCAGTACACCGGCGATTATATCATTTACAGAATTGTCGTTTCAATCCCTAATAGGGTTTAAGATTAATTGGAACAGTACAAATAAAAGATTATGTAACTTTTATTAGTGTTTCAATCCCTAATAGGGTTTAAGATTAATTGGAACCGTTTTTAACGGTTTTGGGTTTCGTATCCTGATCGAGTTTCAATCCCTAATAGGGTTTAAGATTAATTGGAACTAAAAAACCATTATTTAGAAGCAAGAAAAAATGCCTGTTTCAATCCCTAATAGGGTTTAAGATTAATTGGAACCCTTTACCAGACCGGCATAATTCAAGGAATTGGCGTTTCAATCCCTAATAGGGTTTAAGATTAATTGGAACATTGGGTGCGATACCCGTATCCTTGATAAATCGGTAGTTTCAATCCCTAATAGGGTTTAAGATTAATTGGAACTACCCTGGAATCATCGGGATTTGAAATCAAAGGCGGGTTTCAATCCCTAATAGGGTTTAAGATTAATTGGAACGGTTCAACCGACCTAAAACAACTATTAGCAGGGGGTTTCAATCCCTAATAGGGTTTAAGATTAATTGGAACTGGATAGTTTACATCGCTTTTATCTATCAGAAAGTTTCAATCCCTAATAGGGTTTAAGATTAATTGGAACATGGTGTTTTTTGTAGTCCATATTTTGATATTTCTGTTTCAATCCCTAATAGGGTTTAAGATTAATTGGAACGAAAAAGAATTTGAGAGAAATAAGAGAAGATTTGGTTTCAATCCCTAATAGGGTTTAAGATTAATTGGAACCTATCAGAAAAACTGTTTTATCTGTTGCCACTAAGTTTCAATCCCTAATAGGGTTTAAGATTAATTGGAACTTGTATAGTGTCAAGAGTTTTATTCTAAGTAGTGGTTTCAATCCCTAATAGGGTTTAAGATTAATTGGAACATTAATACTATCTTCTCTATTTCTTTTTGAATTTTGTGTTTCAATCCCTAATAGGGTTTAAGATTAATTGGAACCTGTTTTTTGCTTGCCAGACCTTAATGCAACTGTGTTTCAATCCCTAATAGGGTTTAAGATTAATTGGAACTTCATGGCACGTCAAACTATTTATTAAGCAATGAGTTTCAATCCCTAATAGGGTTTAAGATTAATTGGAACTTTATTAGATTTTTTTTGTGCTATCATAGTAGAATGTTTCAATCCCTAATAGGGTTTAAGATTAATTGGAACCCTCGCTGGTTTCCTTTAGTTTTTTGATGTTTTCCGTTTCAATCCCTAATAGGGTTTAAGATTAATTGGAACCCCCCCTTCCCCCTCCGGCCCGACCGGCGATCGAGTTTCAATCCCTAATAGGGTTTAAGATTAATTGGAACAGCATTAAAGGGGGATAAGGTTATCCCCCCAGCGAGTTTCAATCCCTAATAGGGTTTAAGATTAATTGGAACATGGCGCGGCCGATGATGCTTTTTCCTTCCCCTGTTTCAATCCCTAATAGGGTTTAAGATTAATTGGAACTAACATAAAATTCCCATCGGTTCCATCTTCTACTGTTTCAATCCCTAATAGGGTTTAAGATTAATTGGAACTATTCCCGTCGCTATGTGATTAAGAACAGTCCCTTGTTTCAATCCCTAATAGGGTTTAAGATTAATTGGAACAATCAGGAAACTGTAGAGACTGACTCAATAGATGGTTTCAATCCCTAATAGGGTTTAAGATTAATTGGAACTCGAAAAAGAATTTGAGAGAAATAAAAGAAGATTTGGTTTCAATCCCTAATAGGGTTTAAGATTAATTGGAACAAGCATTGACTCGATTTGTTCATACTTAAAATCGGTTTCAATCCCTAATAGGGTTTAAGATTAATTGGAACGTTTTGATATTGAAAATAAGGATAATAATTGTTATCTGTTTCAATCCCTAATAGGGTTTAAGATTAATTGGAACGTCTGAAAGTCTTGCTAGAAGCAAGTTTCAAAAAGTTTCAATCCCTAATAGGGTTTAAGATTAATTGGAACACGCTACCTACTGCATAACCCAGATACCCTAAAGTTTCAATCCCTAATAGGGTTTAAGATTAATTGGAACTCTCTTTATGAAGGGGAATCGGGCATCTTAATCAAGTTTCAATCCCTAATAGGGTTTAAGATTAATTGGAACGTTCCGTCCTCTACTGACTGTTTAAAAGTGTCACTGTTTCAATCCCTAATAGGGTTTAAGATTAATTGGAACTTGGAACGACCGATTACCTCTCTCTCATGAAACCTTACGGAGTTTCAATCCCTAATAGGGTTTAAGATTAATTGGAACTCCACTGATAACGATAGAATTAATATCATCTAATGTTTCAATCCCTAATAGGGTTTAAGATTAATTGGAACAGCAATGGCTTTAATATGTGGGCATTCAAGCCGGTTTCAATCCCTAATAGGGTTTAAGATTAATTGGAACGCGATCGCATGGCTGATCGTCTAAATCGGACTATTGTTTCAATCCCTAATAGGGTTTAAGATTAATTGGAACTGCCCATCAAACATTGTTTGCTGGCGGTTTTATTGTTTCAATCCCTAATAGGGTTTAAGATTAATTGGAACTCTCAGAATAATGTGGCGGGTGCGGTCAATCTTCTTCAACGTTTCAATCCCTAATAGGGTTTAAGATTAATTGGAACTTGATAGTCTGATCCTGGTACAATATCATTAGTCACGTTTCAATCCCTAATAGGGTTTAAGATTAATTGGAACGTGACTAACGTGATTGCGTTAGGCAATGTCCCTTGTTTCAATCCCTAATAGGGTTTAAGATTAATTGGAACTGTAAAGCTGGTACAACCTTTTTTCGCTCGATCCATGTTCTGGGAGGGGGACAAGCCAGCTAGAAGGTAGATAGAGCAAGCGATATAGCTCTTTGTCCCTTGATGTAATCTTTCAACCGATAGCGGCTAATTTGCATTAGCTCTTCTATATTTTTTTGGAACATTTGATGTAGCTGGAGCCAATGATAGAGATGTTGACCCACATAAAAACTGCTGTGTCTGCGTTGACCTTTATATCTTTTTTCAGGTCTTGTGACATATTTTTGGATTCCCATATCCTTAATTTTTTTACCTTGTAGTGTGGCACTTGTATAGGCGATAGCTATAACAATTATCAGCTTTGATAAGTATTGGGGTGCTAATTGAGAACCTTCTAAGCTATAGCCTCCCGACTTAAAATCTCGGAACATCTCCTCAATATCAAATCTTTTTTGATAGGCAATTATTGCCGTCTCTAAATCCACAAAATTTGTCAGAATATACCAAGGTTCTTTTGTTTGAAAACCCCCATAGGTTTTTTTCCACTTACCAGCTAAGTTAAACTGTCCAAATCCCTGCTCTTTTGTAATATTGACATCATTCAAAAATAGTTGAGTTCCTGGACTTAAACCTAACTCTCTCATTTCTTGATAAATTCCTTCTTTTGTCTTGACATTTGTACTTTTTTTTTGTCTTAAGCAAAAGTATAAACTCTGCTTCTGAAGCCACTTTCCAAGACTGACCGAGCAAAATTCTCTATCTCCTAACACCACTATTTTATGACCTGATAGCACGGTCAATGTTTTTTCTAATACTCGCTGCTGTTCTTCGAGATTACTACTTCCTTTTTTATCTAATATCTCCCAATAGATTGGGATGGCTCTCTTGTCATAAATTAGACTCACCATCAAGATATTTATTGCTCCCCAACTTGTCCGGTCTATGGCAATATACGCTAATCCTTTTGTTGTGAATCTCTGCTGCTGTTTTAACATCTCTTTTAGGCAGAGAAACCAGATTTTTTCAATATTCAGAATTTCCAGCTTTAAAAATCTTTTTAGTTTTTTTCTCCGACTCTCAAACAGGATTGGTATTGGTAAGGCTTCAGCTAATATCTCTAACTTAGCTTGCTTTAGTATTTGCAAGGTTCCAACTATCATTAACAACAGTAGATATCTGGCTCGTCCCAGTTCATTTTCTAACACTTTCTGGTATAGTTCACTTATCATTTTCGTTATTTAGGTCATATATGGTAAATATGACTTATCTTTTTTTGGAGTCTGTGTCTGTATTTTATGCTACATAAGCTTTTCAGCTTGCTTGTCCCCCTGTCAGATCCATGTTTCAATCCCTAATAGGGTTTAAGATTAATTGGAACCCTTGCCCACTGACGCACAAAAGCAATTAAACAAGTTTCAATCCCTAATAGGGTTTAAGATTAATTGGAACTTTCGCTTGATTGGTACTCCAGACAAGGAAAATGTTTCAATCCCTAATAGGGTTTAAGATTAATTGGAACTTTGGTGTTGCAAGAGTGTCCAGATTTGGTACGCCGGTTTCAATCCCTAATAGGGTTTAAGATTAATTGGAACGTGGTATGTGAGCATTACCCATGATCAGGATTCGTTTCAATCCCTAATAGGGTTTAAGATTAATTGGAACAGAACAAAATATTGTCTATTCTATTACGAGAATAGGTTTCAATCCCTAATAGGGTTTAAGATTAATTGGAACAAGTGCGATTGTGGTGGTCGGTGTTGCTGCAGTGTGGAGTTTCAATCCCTAATAGGGTTTAAGATTAATTGGAACTAATGTCAATATCTCTGGAAGTTGGCAAAATAAGGTTTCAATCCCTAATAGGGTTTAAGATTAATTGGAACCTTTTTCGCCATTGTCACGTCTTACACAGTCGATGTTTCAATCCCTAATAGGGTTTAAGATTAATTGGAACGTTATCAGTAATTAACCCATTTAGGAGTACCAAAAAATGACTGTTTCAATCCCTAATAGGGTTTAAGATTAATTGGAACATCTATTGTCCCTTAGCTAATTAGGGTTTGCTGAATAATGGTAAAAACCTTACAGGAAAGGGCTTTTAGCTTGATTGAGAGCTTCCCAAATGCACTTAAATCTGCTAGAATCTCTTAAAACCCTTGCATCACCCTTGCATCTTCTCTAATTAGTGCTAATGTACCGTAAAAGCGAGTTACCCTCAACCCCACCAGAAAACTTCGAGCTGCCCTTTGAGGGGAAATTATCCCAAGACAATCGTTGGGTAATTATGGCCAACCTCATTCCCTGGTCAGAATTTGAAGCGGAATACGCATCACTTTTTTCAGAAGAAATGGGCACACCCGCCAAAACATTCAGGACAGCACTCGGAGCATTAATTATTAAAGAAAAATTAGGAACAAGCGATAGAGAAACGGTAGAACAAATCAAAGAAAATCCTTATTTACAATACTTCTTGGGGTTTTCATCCTACAGCAATGAACCCCGGTTTGAAGCGTCAATGTTGGTTCACTTTCGAGAAAGAATCACTCTGGAACTAATTAATAAAGTGAATCGCTTTATGGTCAAAAATTCGAGAGAAATAAAAGAAGAAGAAAATACCGAAAAAAAGTTAGAGAGCGAAACCCAAAGTCAACCAGAAAATCGAGGTAAATTAATTTTAGATGCCAGTTGTGCGCCCGCAGATATTAGTTATCCTACGGATTTAAACCTGTTAAATCAAGGAAGAAAACAAACCGAAAAAATTATTGATATTCTCTATGAAACTTTAAAAGGAAAACTTGTTCAAAAACCGAGAACCTATCGTCTTCTAGCCAGAAAAAGTTATTTAGAAGTAGCGAAAAAAAGAAAACCTACCGTCAAACAAAGACGAAAAGCTCTGAAAAGACAACTGCAATATCTGAAAAGAAATCTCGACCATATTGAACAACTTTTAGCAGAAGGAGCCTCTCTACAAAGCTTGAAAAAAAGAGACTATAAGCTGTTATTAGTAGTCACAGAAGTTTATCGCCAACAACTCTGGATGTACCAAAATAACAAACAGAGTATTGAAGACAGAATTGTCAGCTTAACTCAACCCCACATCCGTCCGATAGTCAGAGGAAAAGCTGGAAAACCCGTAGAATTTGGGGCTAAATTCTCAGCAAGCTGTATAGATGGTTACATATTTTTAGACCGAATTAGTTGGGATAACTTTAATGAATCAGGAGATTTAAAAGCACAAATAGAAGCTTATTATGACTATACAGGATACTATCCAGAATCAGTTCATGTGGACAAAATTTATCGAACCAGAGAAAACCGAGCTTGGTGTAAAGAAAGGGGAATCAGAATCAGTGGTCCCCCATTAGGAAGACCAGCCAAAAATGTTAGTAAAGAACAAAAGAAACAAGCTACCGATGATGAGAGGATTCGGAATTGTATAGAGGGCAAATTTGGACAGGGGAAAAGAAGATTTAGCTTAGGTAAAGTGATGGCTAAACTTCCTCATACTTCCTTTTCAGCGATTGCTATTACTTTTTTAGTCATGAATCTTTCTAACCTGTTGAGGCAGGTTTTTTGGGCTTTTTTATGTCTGAAATGGAAAAACAGCACTTTTTCTCGGTCAATGATTAGGATAAGTTATAACTTAAAAATTAATCAACAACTAAAGCTTATGCTTGTAGCTAAGTGAAATCATTGATTAAGAGACCTGTACTTTTCAATGACTTTTTCAGCAAACCCTAATTACCAGCAATAGAAGTTTCAATCCCTAATAGGGTTTAAGATTAATTGGAACTAGAGCGTCTAGGAGGGCTGCTTATGGCGTAATCGTTTCAATCCCTAATAGGGTTTAAGATTAATTGGAACACTCGCTAAAGTCTTTGGGGGGAGATGTAGAAATGTTTCAATCCCTAATAGGGTTTAAGATTAATTGGAACATGGGTTAGTCTGTGGGGATAGTATAGAGAAAACTGGTTTCAATCCCTAATAGGGTTTAAGATTAATTGGAACACAGACTCAACCTTATCAGCAATCTCAACGGTATTGTTTCAATCCCTAATAGGGTTTAAGATTAATTGGAACAAGATCGATCTGATCGAGCGATCATCTTCTTTCTTGTTTCAATCCCTAATAGGGTTTAAGATTAATTGGAACATTTAGTGGAATTGGCTAATCAAGCTGGTGATGGTTTCAATCCCTAATAGGGTTTAAGATTAATTGGAACTGCGCTTTTGATCTCAATAACTCAGGATTTAATAGGTTTCAATCCCTAATAGGGTTTAAGATTAATTGGAACGAAACCGAAGATTAATTTTATCAGACTCAAACCTGTTTCAATCCCTAATAGGGTTTAAGATTAATTGGAACTGCCGAAAGGCAAATTCGCAACTTTTGCGGATTTGTTTCAATCCCTAATAGGGTTTAAGATTAATTGGAACAAGCTTTCTTTCAGTACCCGGCTCACAAGCCTGAGTTTCAATCCCTAATAGGGTTTAAGATTAATTGGAACTTATTTGATTCCGATAAGCTATTAGAGCAGTTACAAGTTTCAATCCCTAATAGGGTTTAAGATTAATTGGAACCTTCTTGTCTGAGGATACTAAATAATCTAGGTTTTGTTTCAATCCCTAATAGGGTTTAAGATTAATTGGAACAACGGACGCGATCGGAACCGTAACGGGTGAGGGAATGTTTCAATCCCTAATAGGGTTTAAGATTAATTGGAACAAAAGACAAGCTTTTGGGGACTTGGCAAAAAGCCAAGTTTCAATCCCTAATAGGGTTTAAGATTAATTGGAACGACTTAAGGCCGTCATGGCAGACCGGGATGTAAATGTTTCAATCCCTAATAGGGTTTAAGATTAATTGGAACGCATTAGATGATTTACTGCAATCCCTTGAGGGATTGTTTCAATCCCTAATAGGGTTTAAGATTAATTGGAACGCCGTCAAGGCTCAACCCTGCTAACTGGTAAACTCGTTTCAATCCCTAATAGGGTTTAAGATTAATTGGAACTAGATGGTTTTTTAGGGTGTCTAGAATACTGTTTAGGTTTCAATCCCTAATAGGGTTTAAGATTAATTGGAACCCTTCCTTGCTTTAAGCTTGGCAGCGTACTTGTCTGTTTCAATCCCTAATAGGGTTTAAGATTAATTGGAACCTTAATAGCGAGTCACCCTTGTCGGGGTTAGTCATTGTTTCAATCCCTAATAGGGTTTAAGATTAATTGGAACGGAAATTTCCCCACTGAGAAAGCAGTCCATTAGCGTTTCAATCCCTAATAGGGTTTAAGATTAATTGGAACCGTTGACGGCTGCCGTCCGGGAACCGGCGATGAGAGTTTCAATCCCTAATAGGGTTTAAGATTAATTGGAACAGTCTTCTGGCAATTAGGCCGCGCCCTAAAATTGTGTTTCAATCCCTAATAGGGTTTAAGATTAATTGGAACCCTCACTTTTATACGATTTTATTAATCAATGCCTAGTTTCAATCCCTAATAGGGTTTAAGATTAATTGGAACAAATTACGGTTTTTTCTGGATCGGCGCGAAGGTTGTTTCAATCCCTAATAGGGTTTAAGATTAATTGGAACGAGATCACTTTTACTAATATCCTACTCCAAAAAAGTTTCAATCCCTAATAGGGTTTAAGATTAATTGGAACCGCCCAGTGGTAAAAGCCATACGCTATGGGATTTTCAAGGTTCGTATGCGCCGCACCTGCAATAAACCAATCATACAGCAAGTGACCCAGTTCTTCAAGACCCCGCAAAACCTTACGGGATAAGGTGCGCCCCGCGTTGGAAAGGAAAATCATCTCGAATCTATATTCCATAAGCTTTTCAGCCACCACATAATAGTTAAGAATTTTTACAGCTACCCAGAAGCGCAA
This portion of the Microcystis aeruginosa NIES-2549 genome encodes:
- a CDS encoding IS4 family transposase, coding for MLENELGRARYLLLLMIVGTLQILKQAKLEILAEALPIPILFESRRKKLKRFLKLEILNIEKIWFLCLKEMLKQQQRFTTKGLAYIAIDRTSWGAINILMVSLIYDKRAIPIYWEILDKKGSSNLEEQQRVLEKTLTVLSGHKIVVLGDREFCSVSLGKWLQKQSLYFCLRQKKSTNVKTKEGIYQEMRELGLSPGTQLFLNDVNITKEQGFGQFNLAGKWKKTYGGFQTKEPWYILTNFVDLETAIIAYQKRFDIEEMFRDFKSGGYSLEGSQLAPQYLSKLIIVIAIAYTSATLQGKKIKDMGIQKYVTRPEKRYKGQRRHSSFYVGQHLYHWLQLHQMFQKNIEELMQISRYRLKDYIKGQRAISLALSTF
- a CDS encoding IS5-like element ISMae6 family transposase, which translates into the protein MYRKSELPSTPPENFELPFEGKLSQDNRWVIMANLIPWSEFEAEYASLFSEEMGTPAKTFRTALGALIIKEKLGTSDRETVEQIKENPYLQYFLGFSSYSNEPRFEASMLVHFRERITLELINKVNRFMVKNSREIKEEENTEKKLESETQSQPENRGKLILDASCAPADISYPTDLNLLNQGRKQTEKIIDILYETLKGKLVQKPRTYRLLARKSYLEVAKKRKPTVKQRRKALKRQLQYLKRNLDHIEQLLAEGASLQSLKKRDYKLLLVVTEVYRQQLWMYQNNKQSIEDRIVSLTQPHIRPIVRGKAGKPVEFGAKFSASCIDGYIFLDRISWDNFNESGDLKAQIEAYYDYTGYYPESVHVDKIYRTRENRAWCKERGIRISGPPLGRPAKNVSKEQKKQATDDERIRNCIEGKFGQGKRRFSLGKVMAKLPHTSFSAIAITFLVMNLSNLLRQVFWAFLCLKWKNSTFSRSMIRISYNLKINQQLKLMLVAK